A part of Lacerta agilis isolate rLacAgi1 chromosome 7, rLacAgi1.pri, whole genome shotgun sequence genomic DNA contains:
- the SEC23B gene encoding protein transport protein Sec23B — MATYLEFIQQNEERDGVRFSWNIWPSSRLEATRMVVPLACLLTPLKERLDLPPVQYEPVLCSRPTCKTVLNPLCQVDYRAKLWACNFCFQRNQFPPAYAGISEVNQPAELMPQFSTIEYIVQRGPQTPLIFLYVVDTCLEEEDLQALKESLQMSLSLLPPDALVGLITFGRMVQVHELSCEGISKSYVFRGTKDLTSKQIQDMLGLTRPAAPVQQGRPHQPQEQPLISSRFLQPVHKIDMNLTDLLGQLQRDPWPVTQGKRPLRSTGVALSIAVGLLEGTFPNTGARIMLFTGGPPTQGPGMVVGDELKTPIRSWHDIEKDNARFMKKAMKHYETLANRAAANGHCIDIYACALDQTGLLEMKCCANLTGGHMAMGDSFNTSLFKQTFQRVFNKDPSGAFQMAFGASLEVKTSRELKIGGAIGPCVSLNAKGPCVSENELGIGGTCQWKICSLDPTTTLAIYFEVVNQHNAPIPQGGRGAVQFVTHYQHSSTQRRIRVTTVARNWADAQSQLQHIEAAFDQEAAAVLMARLGVYRAESEEGPDVLRWLDRQLIRLCQKFGQYNKDDPTSFRLSDSFSLYPQFMFHLRRSPFLQVFNNSPDESSYYRHNFARQDLTQSLIMIQPILYSYSFYGPPEPVLLDSSSILADRILLMDSFFQIVIYLGETIAQWRKAGYQDMPEYENFKHLLQAPLDDAQEILQTRFPMPRYINTEHGSSQARFLLSKVNPSQTHNNLYAWGQESGAPILTDDVSLQVFMDHLKKLAVSSAS, encoded by the exons ATGGCGACTTACCTGGAGTTTATTCAGCAAAATGAAGAGCGTGATGGGGTGCGTTTCAGCTGGAACATATGGCCCTCCAGCAGACTGGAGGCCACAAGAATGGTTGTCCCACTGGCCTGTCTACTGACTCCTTTGAAAGAAAGATTAGACCTGCCGCCTGTCCAGTATGAGCCAGTATTATGCAGCAGACCAACTTGCAAAACTGTACTTAACCCACTTTG TCAAGTTGATTACCGAGCCAAGCTTTGGGCTTGTAACTTCTGCTTTCAGCGAAACCAG TTTCCTCCAGCATATGCAGGGATATCTGAAGTGAATCAACCAGCAGAGCTTATGCCACAGTTTTCCACAATTGAATATATAGTCCAG CGTGGTCCTCAGACACCCCTGATCTTTCTTTATGTGGTGGACACATGTTTGGAAGAGGAGGACTTGCAAGCTTTGAAGGAATCGCTACAGATGTCTCTGAGTTTGCTGCCTCCTGATGCTCTTGTAGGGTTGATAACTTTCGGCAGAATGGTACAGGTTCATGAACTGAGCTGTGAAGGCATTTCCAAAAGTTATGTTTTCAGAGGCACTAAGGATCTAACTTCAAAACAAATACAG GATATGTTGGGTCTTACAAGGCCTGCAGCACCTGTTCAACAAGGAAGACCTCATCAGCCTCAGGAACAACCTCTTATTTCAAGCAG ATTTTTGCAGCCCGTTCACAAAATTGACATGAACCTGACAGATCTCCTAGGGCAACTGCAAAGGGACCCATGGCCAGTAACTCAGGGAAAGCGACCCCTGCGATCCACTGGAGTAGCTTTGTCGATTGCTGTTGGATTACTGGAG GGAACATTTCCAAATACTGGGGCCAGAATAATGTTGTTTACAGGAGGTCCACCAACTCAAGGGCCAGGCATGGTGGTAGGAGATGAGCTGAAAACTCCCATCCGTTCCTGGCATGATATAGAGAAAGACAATGCCCGGTTTATGAAAAAAGCTATGAAG CATTATGAGACGTTGGCTAATCGCGCAGCTGCCAATGGACACTGCATTGATATTTATGCCTGTGCTCTTGATCAGACTGGACTTCTGGAGATGAAATGTTGTGCAAATCTTACTGG GGGTCATATGGCGATGGGTGACTCCTTCAACACCTCTCTTTTCAAGCAGACTTTCCAGAGAGTGTTTAACAAAGATCCCAGTGGAGCATTCCAAATGGCTTTTGGGGCCTCTTTAGAAGTGAAG ACCTCTAGGGAGCTGAAGATTGGTGGAGCAATTGGACCGTGTGTATCCCTAAATGCAAAAGGGCCATGCGTTTCTGAAAAT GAACTTGGGATTGGTGGCACATGCCAGTGGAAAATTTGTAGCCTTGACCCCACCACAACTCTTGCCATTTATTTTGAAGTAGTAAACCAG CACAATGCACCAATACCTCAGGGTGGCAGAGGGGCTGTCCAATTTGTTACACATTATCAGCATTCCAGCACACAGAGGCGCATTCGTGTGACTACAGTTGCTAGAAA TTGGGCAGATGCGCAGAGTCAGCTGCAGCACATAGAAGCTGCATTTGACCAAGAAGCAGCTGCTGTCCTGATGGCTCGACTCGGTGTCTATAGAGCTGAATCAGAGGAAGGGCCTGATGTCCTACGATGGCTGGATAGGCAGCTAATCAGACTT TGTCAGAAGTTTGGCCAATACAACAAAGATGATCCAACTTCTTTCAGATTGTCTGATTCATTCTCTTTGTATCCCCAG TTCATGTTCCATTTGCGGCGATCTCCGTTTCTTCAAGTGTTCAATAACAGCCCAGATGAATCTTCCTATTACCGCCATAACTTTGCCAGACAGGATCTGACTCAGTCTCTCATCATGATCCAGCCTATACTCTATTCTTATTCATTCTATGGACCACCTGAG CCTGTACTTTTGGATAGCAGCAGCATTCTTGCCGATAGGATCCTCCTGATGGATTCTTTTTTCCAGATCGTTATCTACCTTGGTGAG ACTATTGCCCAGTGGCGTAAAGCTGGCTACCAAGATATGCCTGAATATGAAAACTTCAAGCACTTACTGCAAGCTCCACTGGATGATGCTCAAGAAATTCTGCAGACAAGATTCCCAATGCCACGTTACATTAACACGGAGCATGGAAGCAGTCAG GCACGGTTTCTATTGTCTAAAGTGAATCCTTCACAGACTCATAATAATCTCTATGCATGGGGACAA